ACTTCTGCCTATCATCTGGCACTGCTTACTCTGGACTTAGTGCCAGACCCTCATATATCACCTATTTCCACACTGgagaaattttctttttcctattaGGAACTGCAGTTTGATACAAAGATCTCTAGTCCTCCTACCAACTTCACCAATGTGCCCTGTGAAAATCATCTCATTTTCCCTGAGGCAGACCAGCTCTCCATCCTTGAACTCTTCTTACCTGTGACACCCTCTGTCCTGTCTAGAAagctcctctttctcttttgtcATCCTTCAAAATTCATCCCAACTCCTAACATTCCAATAAGCCTTCCAAACCTGTACCCTGCTTCCTCTGTGAATCACTCTCAGACCATTCCAGACCTCAGGGACCTATCTTCTTTGAATTTCTCTTACACTGACTAAACCACTCATCCAGAATGAGCACCTGCTGCTTTAGattatcatggatgtgttctcatGTGTAAGCCTTATTCCCTCAAGAAACATTATAAACTCAAGAAGGAACTCTCATAGTTCTTTACTTCTCTTCTATGTATGTCTTCTTGCACTGCATAAAGTAGAGATACCTAATGCCTGTTCAGTAAGGGTTGAATTTCATACATTTTGAGAGCAAATTTTAAGAGGGTGTTGCTCAACTGAGAGGATTCTGGATTTGAATTATCCAGCTGTTTGTCTTTCTCCTATCACAAATATACCCATGAGAGCAGGAATGTCTGCTCCATTCATGAGTAGAGTACACAGTACCTGGAGCATAGTAGGCATTTAATTAAATATTGATTGAATgaaaattgtttcctcttcttcttGTTACCTAGAGTTGGTGTCAGGACTGAAAAAGGAATTATTCCAAGTAGGGACAGCTTGGCCATCAATCCTGGCCTCCGGGGATGACGGAGCAATtgcctcctgattgtgcccagataCTAGCTTCTAGCCAATCCTGCCTGTGCAAACTCACCGTTGTGTGTCCATCCTCATCATACTGCCGCAGCTGTCCCAGGAACTCCAAGtgcttcttttcctcctccagcTGAGCCACAGCCTGTTCACTACGCTGTAGCCGCTGCTGGGTGCCTGCCAGTTCATCCCGGAGCCACTGGTTCTCTTGGCACAGCCGCCGTACCTGAGCCCGTAACTTTTGCTTCTCTGACTCCACTGTGCTCAGATGGCTGGCAAGAGCCAGCATGACCTAGGTGGGTACATCCTGTAAGCTCCAGATTCTGGGTGGCAGCAATCAGGAACAGGCAAGAGGGAAGCCTCCTGGGAGGTGGCAAGTGGCAGCAGCACAGAGGAGCAATGGATAGAAGTAGGTAGCAATGGCTTTACCTTGAAAATATACCTTGAACTAATTTCTCACCACCTCCATTATCATTTTCCTAGGCCACGCCACCAGCTCCCACCCAGATTACAACGACCTCCTCAAAGGCCTCCCTGTTTCTACCCTTTCCCTTAGAGTGTGTTCTCAACCTAACAGTCAGATGATGTCAAGTtagacttttcaaaacgtttcaacAGTTTTCATCTCTCTTGAAGTTAAAGTCTGCAAGTGCCACATGATctgtcctcctctcccctcttccaTTACTCTtcagatttaattttttatttgcttttccttCATTCACTCTACTGTAGCCATGCTGGCCCCTTGCTAACTGTTAACTGAAATCATCAGGCAGGTTCcagctcagggcctttgcactcacAGTTCTCTCTACTTAGGACACTCTTTCCCTATTTCTTGCATGACTGGTTTCCTCACCTTCAGATCTTTgctgaaatattatgttttcaaTGAGGTCTTTTTTAGCCATCCTACCTAAAATTGTACTCTCTCTCCACTCTTCCtagttcccttcccttcattatttttatctttttatccttAACAATTATCACTTTGACAACACTgaatcatttacttatttatttgtgtactgttcatcttTCCCAGCTAGAATGACAGCTCCAAGATGGCAAAGATTATTTTACTGTTGTCTTTAGTGATGTATGCCAGTTCCCAGAAGAgtttctggcacatagtaggggCTTTAATAGATATTTACTGTATGAATGAATGCAAATGTCCAGAACAAGATGATCCTAAGTGACCCCAAACCTCCAATCAGACAATTGCCCCTCCTTGTACTCTGGACTCCTTGGCACCACCCCTGTCCTCTCACCTGGGCCTCACTCAGCCCTAGCTCGATGTTTTCCATAGAGCGACGCAGTTGCCGGGCCTTTTCATGCACCAGCCCTTCCTCATGGCCTCCCTGCTGTAGACACTCAATGGTTTGGGACAGGCTTTGCAACACAGCCTGGTGTTCACTGTGTAGGGCCTCCAGTCCTTGGCTCACCAGCCGGGTGCTCCCCAGGATCTCCTCTTGGCTAAGGCGGTGCCCTGCAGGCTCATCCCGCTGCCCCAACACCAGGCCCGACATCCTGGCCAGGGGTAGCTCGCCTGGGATAAAGAGAAACAACAGAGTTCAGGTAGGGTAAAAATGAGACACGGGCTGAGGTCAGAACATGGTGCAGATTTGAGTGAGCAAAGGAACAAGAGTATGTGGCTCAGGTGGAGACAGTGATCAGTAGGGAGGCAGCCTATACCACTAAACATATAACTAAGATGAGGGAGAGGAAGTGATTTAAATGAAGAAAGTCTATAGAAGGAACAAAGGTGCTAAGAACTAGCAGAGGGATCTAGGATTTgagaataaaaaacaaaccaaacaggAATTGGAGAGAGAGCTTAGCttaggaaaagggaaagggatGAGGGACAGCTCTACAGGGATCAGAGAAGGCACTTGAGAAAGCTGAAAGAGAATAGGGTTAAAGTAGGCAGGAGATATACAGAAAATAAAGCAGAGGCTTCCAAGAAAGGGAAGGAATAGGTTTCAAAGTTAAATTATGAGAGGGAAAAGAAGAAAGCAGGAGCCTTTCTCACAGGATTCAGATGAGAGAGTTCCAGTGGGTTACACGTCTTTAGACTACATCACCCATAGAACTAGACCCGCATCTCCAAATCGGGTCAGCCTGTCTCTTTCCACTAATCTTCAGCCCATACTTCCCAACACCCTAGGATTAGGCTGTCTATCCACTTCCTCAAAGGTTCTAGTTTTTCATCTCTGAAGTCCTCTTACCTGTGAACAGAGCAGAGCTCTTGGCGTGACCACTCAGGCCTGAGCCGGAAGAAAATCTGCTCAGCAGCTAGGGATTCAGAAGGATCTGCCCTGCCCAAAGTCCAGAAGTCCGGCAGTCCCACCCCTTCTCTTACCACTTCACAGTCACTCAGAGGACCTGGCACAGAGCCCCATCCAGGACAAACACCCTACCTCCCTCTGCCTACAGGTCTTCAAAGACGACCAatgtccctcctccttccccaacTCAGGCCTGGGGAGCTATTTTCTTCCAAGAAGGGAGATTTGATTTAATCAGCGACCTGAGGCAAAGGGTGTGTCTAGGAAAGCGTGAGGACGGAGACCTGGTCACTCCTAGCCCAGTTAATTCCATGGCTTTGTCTGTCTGGAGCACCTCTTAACaggctctgaggggaatcaccttAGGATGCTTCCTAAGTGTCTGATGGTGCAGGGAAGAATGGGAGGTCTGTTGAGCAGCTGCAGGGTCACAGGGAATTGCGACGCTGAGAGTTGGTCTCCAGGACCTGGGGTGGCGGTTCAGGAGTGTGTAGAATTGCGGACCTGCCCTGAGGCCCAGAGCGGGGATAGAGTGAGACAGGCGGGGGCCGCAGGGAAGGAGGTGTGGGTGGACGACCGAGGTTCGTGTCGCGGGCGAGGACCTGACAGCCAGGTAATCCCGAGGTCACTCACTCGGTCGCGCAGGGGGCGGGGCAGACTGTCTGTCTGTCCGTCGGAACGCCGATGGGCGGGGAAGAATGGGGGGCGGAGTTTTTAAGTCGAGAGTTTTGTGAGGTTGGTCGGAAGAGAGTCGTTCATCTGTCCGGGAATGAGGGAATAAAAGGTGACGGTGACCTTAGCCTTCAGCCCTAGGGGTACCCTGAAAGACTCACCTGCACTCTGTTGGTCTGGCGCCGCCTTTGCCGGTACTGCCCCTTTAAATTAATCATGGCTGCCGCTTGAGGCAATTGTTTTGACGGCTCTGGGGGCGGGGCCGAGTCCTCAGTCATGCGACCTTAGAACCGCCAGACGATTGGCTCTGACCTCGTTGGAGGAGGAAAGCTAGCTCGTCTCCAATTCTAGCCCGCCTCCTTTTACGTTATTGGAAGGCGACGGCGCCGGGAGCAGAACGTCATCTGGCTGCGCCAAGTAGCCCGACTAAAGGTAAAGGTAGCGTGCTGAACCCAGGGGATCCGAGCCACCCCCATGGCCCTATGGACACTGACTCGTGCTCTGGGCTCTCTCAGTCTGGCGCCTCCGGCCGTTACCGCCCCCGGAACGAGTCTACTCCCTGCTGCGCAGGTAATCCGCCTTACCCGGGAAGGAGGCTGTTTCGATTTGGGCAGTGGGAGAGAAGACTGCTAGGTAGGGATGGGAGGCGGGGGATGCGGGCAAGTCTAGTCAGGAGTAAAGCAGGCCCGTGATGTCTGCCTTAGCTCTCTCCTTTATAAATGTTGCTGCATCATAAGGCGAGATTCTTCAGAAGAGATATTGGGGTGCAAGCTCTTTTGCAGATCACCACTTGTAATAGCCATTTCAAGTAAGTTAACTCCTTTCAGCCACTCTATAAAATGGTtaacatcattttcattttacagatgagaaagctgACAAGCAGTCCAAAGTCACATACCAACTATTGGAGCTAGGCAGTCTGGATTCAGAgcctctgtttttgttttgttctgttttgcttttttggttttgtgctgaggattgaactctgggccttgcacatgttagacaTGCTGCACTCTCAgccttattataattataattatcattattttgttattggggattgatcccaggagtgctttacctctgagttacatccccaatgtttttttggttttttttttttttttttttttgagacaaggtctaagttgttgaggatggcctcaaatttgtagtcctcctgcctcaacctcctaagtagctgggattagaggcatgtgatACCACACAGGCTGAGCCTGTGCTCTCAATCATTATGATACCTACAAGAATGAGTTattaggctgggattgtggctcagtggcagagcatttgcctagcatgtgtgaggcactgagtttgatcctcagcaccacatataaataaataaataaataataaaggtacatcaacaactaaaaaagaatatttttaaaaatgagttatTGCTGAGATTAGAGAATGCTGGGCAAGAAAGCAAGAATACTAGTCTCAGGAGAAGGTATCCTGAGGTCTCGAGTGGGCAACTGTTAGGccacaaaaaaatggaaattgtCGGTTTTGTTCTTTTGGTGTTCTCAGGCTGATAATGGTACATTTTGGCAGATGAACATTTAAAGTTAAAAACCAAATCAACCTACTCTGTGAAATATAGGGAATACGCAAGGAACAAGACAGAAATGGTCCCTTGCCTCCATTCATATATGGGAAACTCCCTGAAACATAAGGCAGAGGGCAAAAAGTATTAATGCTGATGGTTATATATGGATATGTGGAAATTACTAGCTCTGGAAAAGAGTTGTTTCGGGAAGGAAAACTTCTTGGAAGATAGAGATTTTGAGCCAGATTTAAAAGATGACCAAGGGGAGAATATTCCACTGAATACTTAGAGGTGAGACAATCAAATGAGGAGAGGTAATCAACCTATGTACACCTGGATAAACATTCTGTACTGATGTTTGTGCAAGCAGTAAAGGGTGGAGGTTTTGGACATCTGGTGTGGGACACTTCCAGAAAGAAATGGACTATAAGCGAAAATCGGTCTGAGCCATCTTCAGTTTGCTTTCAAGTGAAGAGATTTCTTATTATCCCTAGGTGGTGAGCAATGCCCTCTTCCAACTGCCCTCTGCATTGATGTTGCTCCCCTGCCGCCCTATACTTACTTCTGGGGCCCTTCACGCCAAGTTTGTATCCTGGAAGAGTCGTACTAAGTACACCATCGTACCAGTGAAAAAGAGGAAATCTGGGGGTCGAGACCACACAGGTGGGAGCAAGGGCTAGGACTCTAGACCTATGTATAGTAACACTTAGACCTTGTAAAGTGCAGAGAAATGTAATTCAAAAGCATTTATTGAGAGGCTCCTTCTTCATGTATTAGAGCCAGAGAGTGGAACACAAAGCAATAGACAACTGGCTGTTCACAGGAAATGCCAGGACATTCTTCTTCATATTCTTCCAAAATTTATAACAGTTGAAATTATATGAGTACAATTTATGCTTTCATAAACTTACTGAACTCAATGATTTGACGTAGATTATCGAAAAATAATATACAATTTCAGTAATTACATAATTATATTTTTACCAAACTCTATATAGATGTTGTCCCAACCCCTTTACTCCAGTGAGCTGTgcaaattttttataattttctttcttcttcctccttcccttttttttttttaagtttttttgtaattgtagttggaaagaatgcctttattttatttgtttatttttatgtgggctgaggattgaacctagtgcctcagcaagcaccctgccactgagctacagccccagccctccctccctttttttatggcactggggattgaacccaggagcattctacCATTGAGATACAGCCTCaaacctatttgtttatttagttcaatcagtttagagacagggtctcacttgcttagtgccttgctgttgctgaggctgactttgaactcatgatcttcctgtctcagcttcccaagctgctgggattataggcatgatccCTGGCGCCCAgcccaaacctttttttttttttttttaaagctgtagTTGgaccaatacctttgttttatttatttttatgtggtgtcaaacccaaggcctcacaggtgccaggtgagcactctactactgagccacaacctgagacagggtcttgcagaaCCCAGTCTGACCTTGAACTTTGGATTCTCCTGGtcagtacctgggattacaggcgtgtaccaatGTGCCCAGCCTTATCATTTCCTTTTTGTGCCATAATGTTGGGAAGTACTACTCTCTGGCCAATATGCCTGTTCCCAGTGCTAGGTAGGAGCTGAACTAATTTGACCTGAACTGCATCCCCAAACTGTCTTGACCACAGGCCGAATCCGAGTACATGGTATTGGTGGGGGCCACAAGCAACTTTATCGCATGATTGACTTTCTGCGGTTCCGGCCAGAGCAGGAGACTAAGCCAGAACCCTTTGAGGAAAAGGTTATCAGAGTCCGCTATGATCCTTGTAGGCAAGTTTGGGATGAGGGACAATGATGGTGTGGTCTGAATGACTGCTGTGAAGTTTGTTATCAGATGATATCAGTCTTCCTTGATGGTCTTCTCCCTTGTCCACCAACAGGTCAGCAGACATAGCTCTGGTTGCTGGGGGCAGTCGGAAACGTTGGATCATTGCCACAGAGAACATGCAGGCTGGAGATATAATCCTGAACTCTAACCACATAGGCCGAATGGCAGGTGAGAGATGACTACTGGATGTATGGATGTATGGAGGCTGCAAAGGTTCTAGGGCTgataaaattttatcttttagTTGCTGCTCGGGAAGGGGATGCACATCCTCTTGGGGCCTTGCCTGTGGGGACTCTCATTAACAACGTGGAAAGTGAGCCAGGCCGAGGGGCCCAGTATATTCGAGCTGCAGGTATGGGGAAAGGAGCTACCTGAGTCTCACAGTTAGAAAGACCAAGGGGCATTTGATGTCACAATTCTCTGAACCCATGGGTCCACATCTGGTCCATTGTCAGAAGAACATGTACTTATAAAACACAGCATGCATCCTTCTTTTTTGTGTCTGTTCCTAAAAGGCAAGGCAAGGGCAGCATGTGGGCTATGGCCCTTGGGTGACCCCCACACACACTTTTGGTGGCAAAGCTGCTTCTCCCTTCCCCAGGGACTTGTGGTGTGCTGCTGCGGAAGGTGAATGGAACAGCCATTATCCAGTTGCCCTCTAAGAGGCAGATGCAGGTGTGTAAGTACAGGTGGGTGGGATCAGCACAGAAGGAATTTTTGGAATGTATCTTTTCCTGCCTGGGATTGCTCTCAGGTGTTTTATGATACTAGCAACTTCTACCTGGGTCTGTCCTTTGCTACATACCTAAGCATGCCTAGTCAGGTTGGCACCATAACGAAAGAAGAAACATTGTCTTTTCAACTACCCAGTTTCTACTATAGCTCCCCCACGTCCACTCTCTGCTTTCACGTTGTCGGGTTCCTTTTCCTCAGTGATTCTCCTCCATTCGCTTTGTCAGGTACTAGAAACGTGCACAGCAACAGTTGGCCGAGTATCGAATGTTGATCATAACAAACGGGTCATCGGCAAAGCCGGTCGGAACCGCTGGCTGGGCAAGAGGCCTTCCAGCGGGCTGTGGCACCGCAAGGGGGGGTGGGCTGGCCGAAAGATTCGGCCACTGCCCCCTATGAAGAGTTATGTGAAGCTGCCCTCTGCTGCTGCCCAAAGTTGATATCCCTGAATTCCAATAAAATGCGACATTTTTATCTGTTCCTGGGTTTTCTTTTGGAGCGGGGAATGCAGATTGGACGTGGGTAAAAGAAGCACACAAGTATATGggggaagaaaaaggaaagggcAATATGGAGGAAGGAGACAAAAATGACCTCCAAAGTTTCTTCCAGTTCTGACTATGGGAAATGGGAAGGCACTTCCGGTGGCGCGAGCGAGGGcaaaaaggaagaggaaagggCGGAGCAAAGGAGGAGGTGCCGCGCATCGCTGAGGTGGCACCCACGGCTCCTCCCCAGCGTTCTCCCAGGGCCCCCAGCTTTCCGCTAGGTCCGGCGGAAATGAGCAGTGGCTCTGGGCGGGCTGCGGAGCCCCCTGAGCTGGGCGCAGGGTGCCACCGGCAGGGACCAGGCCCCGCCCTGCCCCAGCGGACACTGAAGACAGTGGCGCGACCCTGGGGTGCTGGGTCCCGCTGTGCCACGCCCCCTGCCTGTCCTGCGGAGGCACGCCCCCTCCCGCCCTGACCCCTTGGGGGGCCCAGGCACGGCCCTAATCTTCGCCAGCGTCGCAGCCATCGTCTATGCCGCGTCCCTAGCTCTGCGAAGGACAGGCCTCGCGCAAGGACTCCGGTGGACTTCTGAGGTGGCCTGAGCCCTGCCGCGGCCCCCTGCCCCTATCCTGGACTTTCTGGCGCACCGACCTCTTGCTTATTCCATCTCGCGCCCCACTTTCCCTCGGTACCTTAGGATTCTTTGTCGACCTTAGACCCCTCTCCCATCCTGTCGCGTGATCCGAGTTTCTTAGGACTTGGTCTGGTCGACCAAGCCTCACGCCCCTCACCCACCTGGTCTCCACTGTAGGGTGTCTGGGGCCTCGCGGCTCCCCAGCAGCCTTTCTTTTCCTATTGCTCCTATTGTAGGCGCGCTTAGCCCCTGACCCTCTCCTCACAGCCCACAGCGCCTTGCACTTATACTCCATCATCAGTTCTCGGCGTCTCTAGCCTCTGGGACTCACAACCCAGTGTTTCAGCCCTTAGAAATAGCACCCCTTTTCATACACACTCGGATTTCCCTTCCCAGTCCCCCAAACATACTTCTGGCTTCACACACACCCTTCCGAGAACCTTGGGTTTCTGCCTGTAGCTAAGAGGCACCCTGCCCCACTCACTCCATGCTGCAGGCCTTTGTGATCTTCCTTTTTTTAATCCCAAATTTTGATCTCTCAGAACAAATACCCCAGTGTTCCTCTGCCTAGCTCTGGCCCCACCCAGCCTGCAGCAGGCTACTCCTGGGCCCAGCTTTACCCCACCCAGCCCAACAGCTGTTGCCACATTTGTTTCCCCAACTCTTGGGAGGCCTTGATTTTTCTGACCTCCCCTCTCACTTGAGCTTGCCTGTTCTCTTTTCCTTGTGTCTCAGGTGCCAGGATGGTGGGGGAACTCCGCTACAGGGAATTCAGGGTGCCCCTTGGGCCTGGCTTGCATGCCTATCCTGATGAGCTGATCCGCCAGCGGGTGGGCCATGATGGGCACCCTGAGTACCAGATTCGCTGGTTGATCCTCAGGCGTGGAGATGATGGGGAAGGGGCCTCCAACCAAGTGGACTGCAAAGCTGAGCACATCCTCCTATGGATGTCTGATGATGAAATCTATGCCAACTGCCACAAGATGCTGGGCGAGGATGGCCAGGTCATCGGGCCCTCCAGAGAGTCTGCGGAGACTGGAGCCTTGGACAAAACTGTGCTAGGGGAAATGGAAACTGATGTGAAGTCCCTGATTCAGAGGGCCCTTCGGCAACTGGAGGAGTGTGTAGGCACCATGCCTCCTGCTCCTTTGCTTCATACTGTCCATGTGCTCAGCGCCTATGCTAGCATTGAGCCCCTCACTGGGGTCTTCAAAGACCCAAGGGTTTTGGACTTGCTCATGCACATGTTGAGTAGTCCTGATTATCAGGTTCGCTGGAGCGCAGGCCGGATGATACAAGCCCTATCCTCCCATGATGCTGGTGAGGGACAGTATGGGGAGGAAGGGAAAGCAGGAGAGGGGCTGGGTCGGCTCAGGGACTCACAGGACACTGTGGCGGGagcctctgacctcatcagtacgTAAAAAAGATTCTGTTGCCCTTCTCATAAaagtttgaaaaaaaggagggggtctgtgtagggtgggggcaggggcatCTCTGAAGAAAGACTAACTCTGAG
This region of Callospermophilus lateralis isolate mCalLat2 chromosome 6, mCalLat2.hap1, whole genome shotgun sequence genomic DNA includes:
- the Mrpl2 gene encoding large ribosomal subunit protein uL2m isoform X3, translating into MALWTLTRALGSLSLAPPAVTAPGTSLLPAAQVVSNALFQLPSALMLLPCRPILTSGALHAKFVSWKSRTKYTIVPVKKRKSGGRDHTGRIRVHGIGGGHKQLYRMIDFLRFRPEQETKPEPFEEKVIRVRYDPCRSADIALVAGGSRKRWIIATENMQAGDIILNSNHIGRMAVAAREGDAHPLGALPVGTLINNVESEPGRGAQYIRAAGTCGVLLRKVNGTAIIQLPSKRQMQVCKYRY
- the Mrpl2 gene encoding large ribosomal subunit protein uL2m isoform X1, yielding MALWTLTRALGSLSLAPPAVTAPGTSLLPAAQVVSNALFQLPSALMLLPCRPILTSGALHAKFVSWKSRTKYTIVPVKKRKSGGRDHTGRIRVHGIGGGHKQLYRMIDFLRFRPEQETKPEPFEEKVIRVRYDPCRSADIALVAGGSRKRWIIATENMQAGDIILNSNHIGRMAVAAREGDAHPLGALPVGTLINNVESEPGRGAQYIRAAGTCGVLLRKVNGTAIIQLPSKRQMQVLETCTATVGRVSNVDHNKRVIGKAGRNRWLGKRPSSGLWHRKGGWAGRKIRPLPPMKSYVKLPSAAAQS
- the Mrpl2 gene encoding large ribosomal subunit protein uL2m isoform X2 yields the protein MALWTLTRALGSLSLAPPAVTAPGTSLLPAAQVVSNALFQLPSALMLLPCRPILTSGALHAKFVSWKSRTKYTIVPVKKRKSGGRDHTGRIRVHGIGGGHKQLYRMIDFLRFRPEQETKPEPFEEKVIRVRYDPCRSADIALVAGGSRKRWIIATENMQAGDIILNSNHIGRMAGDAHPLGALPVGTLINNVESEPGRGAQYIRAAGTCGVLLRKVNGTAIIQLPSKRQMQVLETCTATVGRVSNVDHNKRVIGKAGRNRWLGKRPSSGLWHRKGGWAGRKIRPLPPMKSYVKLPSAAAQS